A window of Panicum virgatum strain AP13 chromosome 8K, P.virgatum_v5, whole genome shotgun sequence contains these coding sequences:
- the LOC120645691 gene encoding uncharacterized protein LOC120645691 → MASSSKIVANANAVELPLLTKTNYHEWSLVMQVCLEAMVLWDAVEAECKEHAKDRRALAAILRGVPPDMKSRLAKKKSAKEAWAALKEMRVGDNRVKSSVVQRLVMEFENITLRDRESVDDFAMRVIGLVDKLGELGKEMEDSRVVKKMLRVVRKRYKQVAVSIEMHSDLNKMSVEELIGRLRVAEDADAEEAADGIEKGIQQLLLNEEQWVARRRQRGGKERAHGGGSGHGGDRDEDDRNSTCSGASGRSGRRHRGRCFNCGERGHIAKYCPKSRGGKALLADAVEEPALL, encoded by the coding sequence ATGGCGAGCTCGTCGAAGATCGTCGCCAACGCCAACGCCGTCGAGCTGCCGCTGCTGACCAAGACGAATTACCATGAGTGGTCGTTGGTCATGCAGGTGTGCTTGGAGGCGATGGTGCTCTGGGACGCTGTGGAGGCCGAGTGCAAGGAGCATGCCAAGGATCGGCGGGCGTTGGCCGCCATCCTGCGCGGGGTGCCGCCGGACATGAAGTCTCGCCTCGCCAAGAAGAAGTCCGCGAAGGAAGCGTGGGCGGCCTTGAAGGAGATGAGGGTCGGCGACAATCGCGTGAAGTCCTCGGTCGTGCAGCGGCTCGTGATGGAGTTTGAGAACATCACGCTCCGCGACAGGGAGTCCGTCGACGACTTCGCGATGCGCGTCATCGGGCTCGTCGACAAGCTAGGCGAGCTTGGCAAGGAGATGGAGGACAGCCGTGTGGTGAAGAAGATGCTGCGCGTGGTCCGGAAGAGGTACAAGCAGGTAGCGGTGTCGATCGAGATGCACTCCGACCTCAACAAGATGTCAGTGGAGGAACTTATCGGCCGGCTGCGAGTGGCGGAGGACGCCGACGCTGAGGAAGCCGCGGACGGCATCGAGAAGGGCATCCAGCAGCTGCTCCTCAACGAGGAGCAGTGGGTGGCACGTCGGCGCCAGCGCGGCGGCAAGGAGCGGGCGcacggtggcggcagcggccatGGAGGCGATCGTGACGAGGACGACCGCAACAGCACGTGCTCGGGGGCAAGCGGGCGTTCGGGgcgccgccaccgagggaggtgcttcaactgcggcgagcgcggccaTATCGCCAAGTACTGCCCCAAGTCGCGCGGTGGCAAGGCGCTACTGGCAGACGCCGTCGAGGAGCCGGCGCTGCTGTGA